In one window of Juglans regia cultivar Chandler chromosome 3, Walnut 2.0, whole genome shotgun sequence DNA:
- the LOC108982920 gene encoding eukaryotic translation initiation factor 3 subunit A-like, whose product MASFAKPENALKRAEELINVGQKQDALQTLHDLFTSRRHRAWQKPLERSMFKYIELCVDLRRGRFAKDGLIQYRIICQQVNVSSLEEVIKHFMHLSTERAEQARTQAQALEEALDVEDLEADKRPEDLMLSYVSGEKGKDRSDRELVTPWFKFLWETYRTVLEILRNNSKLEALYAMTAHRAFQFCKQYKRTTEFRRLCEIIRNHLANLNKYRDQRDRPDLSAPESLQLYVDTRFEQLKVATELELWQEAFRSVEDIHGLMCMVKKTPKSSLMAVYYAKLTEIFWISSSHLYHAYAWFRLFLLQKSFNKNLSQKDLQLIASSVLLAALSVNPYDHTRSASHLDIENEKERNLRMANLIGFNLETKLEGKEVLSRSSLLSELVAKGVLSCVTQEVKDLYHLLEHDFFPLDLASKVQPLLNKISKFGGKLLSAPSVPEVQLSQYVPAMEKLTTLRLLQQVSQVYEIMRIESLSRMIPFFDFATVEKISVDAVKHNFVALKVDHMKGVVIFDNMGLESEILRGHLTNLAETLNEARSMIYPPARNVSRLGELLPSLAEIVDKEHKRLLARKSLIEKRKEEEERKLLEKERLEESKRIELQKITEEAERKRLASEYEERKNERIRREIEERELAEAQALLQEASHRIKWKGKKPAFEGDKLTKQSVMELTLSEQLRERQEMEKKLQKLAKTMDYLERAKREEAAPLVEAAYQQRLVEERVLHEREQQQEIELSKQRHDTELKEKERLARIKNNKEIFQARVVSCREEENTRFRREREERVSQILQSRRQEREKMRKLKFYLSLEEERQKKLHEEEEARKLEEAERIRKEQAERKAKLDEIAEKQRQRERELEEKERQRREALLGKSTEVPLRTSEPPAVARPSEPGSAAPAAAAAATAAAKYVPRFKRTESSGQAPPPETDRWGGNKQDDRLPQASDRWRSDDRRSSSGSSFGGGGGRFASTWSSSRNPPRGSER is encoded by the exons ATGGCGAGTTTTGCCAAACCAGAAAATGCTTTGAAACGAGCTGAAG AGTTGATCAATGTTGGACAGAAGCAAGATGCGTTGCAAACACTACATGACCTTTTCACCTCAAGGAGACACAGAGCATGGCAGAAGCCGCTTGAAAGGAGTATGTTTAAGTATATAGAGCTGTGTGTAGACTTGCGGAGAGGCCGGTTTGCCAAGGATGGACTCATTCAGTACCGTATCATCTGTCAGCAAGTAAATGTTAGTTCTTTGGAGGAGGTGATCAAGCACTTCATGCATCTATCAACTGAGCGAGCCGAACAAGCTCGTACCCAGGCACAAGCCTTAGAAGAAGCTCTTGATGTCGAAGATCTAGAAGCAGATAAAAGGCCTGAAGACTTAATGCTAAGCTATGTCAGTGGAGAGAAAGGGAAAGATAGATCTGATAGGGAACTTGTGACCCCATGGTTTAAGTTTTTATGGGAAACATATAGAACAGTGCTTGAGATCTTACGGAACAACTCAAAATTGGAAGCACTATATGCG ATGACAGCACATCGAGCTTTCCAGTTTTGTAAGCAATACAAACGAACAACAGAGTTTCGTAGGCTGTGCGAGATCATAAGGAATCATTTGGcaaatctcaataaatataGAGACCAGAGGGACCGACCTGATCTGTCAGCTCCAGAAAGCTTGCAGCTGTATGTTGACACAAGATTTGAGCAGCTGAAAGTTGCCACTGAACTTGAACTCTGGCag GAAGCCTTTCGATCAGTTGAAGATATTCACGGACTGATGTGCATGGTTAAGAAGACGCCCAAATCATCCTTGATGGCTGTTTATTATGCTAAGCTAACTGAAATATTTTGGATTTCTTCTAGCCATCTATATCATGCCTATGCATGGTTCAGgctttttttattacaaaaaagcTTCAATAAGAACCTGAGCCAGAAGGATTTGCAATTGATAGCATCTTCTGTCCTTTTGGCTGCACTTTCAGTAAACCCTTATGATCACACCCGCAGTGCATCTCATTTGGATATAgagaatgagaaagagagaaatttgaGGATGGCTAATCTCATTGGATTTAATCTGGAGACTAAACTTGAGGGCAAAGAAGTG CTTTCGAGGTCATCCCTTCTCTCTGAACTG GTGGCCAAAGGTGTATTGTCTTGTGTGACTCAAGAAGTGAAAGACCTTTATCATCTTTTGGAACATGACTTCTTCCCTCTAGATCTTGCATCAAAAGTTCAGCCCttgttaaataaaatctcaaagtTTGGGGGCAAGCTTTTGTCTGCTCCTTCCGTCCCAGAAGTGCAATTGTCACAGTATGTTCCTGCAATGGAGAAGCTTACTACCTTGAGATTGTTGCAACAG GTATCCCAGGTCTACGAAATAATGAGGATTGAAAGTTTATCTAGGATGATCCCATTTTTTGATTTTGCTACTGTGGAAAAGATATCCGTGGATGCAGTCAAGCATAATTTTGTGGCCTTGAAAGTTGACCATATGAAGGGAGTtgttatttttgataatatg GGTCTTGAGTCTGAGATTTTAAGGGGTCATTTGACCAACCTTGCAGAAACTTTGAATGAAGCTAGATCAATGATTTATCCTCCTGCTAGGAATGTCTCAAGACTTGGTGAATTGCTTCCCAGTTTAGCTGAGATTGTGGATAAGGAACATAAGAGGCTACTCGCTCGTAAATCCCTCATTGAGAAAcgcaaagaagaagaggagcGCAAACTGCTGGAGAAG GAACGTCTGGAAGAGTCAAAGAGGATTGAACTACAGAAGATAACTGAGGAAGCAGAAAGAAAAAGACTTGCTTCTGAGTATGAGGAGAGGAAGAATGAAAGAATCCGTAGAGAAATAGAGGAGCGGGAACTTGCAGAAGCCCAAGCTTTGCTTCAGGAAGCTTCACATCGTATTAAATGGAAGGGAAAGAAGCCAGCCTTTGAGGGA GATAAACTGACAAAGCAAAGTGTAATGGAGTTGACATTGAGCGAGCAACTTCGAGAAAGGCaggaaatggaaaagaaattacAGAAACTTGCCAAAACTATGGATTATTTGGAGAGAGCAAAAAGAGAAGAGGCTGCTCCCCTGGTTGAAGCTGCATATCAACAGCGTTTGGTGGAAGAGAGGGTCTTACATGAACGCGAGCAACAG CAAGAAATTGAGCTTAGCAAACAGCGCCATGATACAGAGCTAAAGGAGAAGGAGAGGCTGGCTCGAATTAAGAACAATAAG GAAATATTTCAAGCAAGGGTTGTCAGTTGTCGGGAAGAAGAAAATACCAGATTtagaagggagagagaggagagagtctCACAAATCTTGCAGTCCAGgagacaagagagagagaagatgaggaagttgaagttttatttgagtttagaaGAGGAGAGGCAGAAAAAATTGCATGAGGAAGAGGAAGCACGGAAGCTTGAAG AAGCTGAGAGAATAAGAAAAGAGCAGGCTGAACGCAAAGCAAAATTGGATGAGATAGCTGAAAAGCAGAGGCAACGAGAACGAGAActagaagaaaaggaaaggcagaGGAGAGAAGCACTTTTGGGGAAATCCACAGAGGTACCTTTAAGGACTTCTGAGCCTCCTGCTGTGGCCCGCCCATCAGAGCCTGGATCTGCTGCTCCAGCTGCTGCTGCCGCCGCCACTGCTGCTGCTAAATATGTTCCAAGGTTCAAGCGAACCGAGAGCTCAGGCCAGGCTCCACCTCCCGAAACTGATCGTTGGGGTGGTAATAAACAAGATGATCGACTGCCCCAAGCTAGTGATAGGTGGCGTAGTGATGACCGCAGATCCTCCAGTGGGTCCTCATTTGGCGGGGGTGGTGGAAGGTTTGCATCAACATGGTCATCATCCAGGAACCCTCCTCGTGGATCTGAACGTTGA
- the LOC108982921 gene encoding UNC93-like protein 3 has translation MDSHDEESPLVVDNSPGKTPEQNHAKDVHILSSAFLLIFLAYGAVQNLESTLNTEQDLGTTSLGILYLSFTFFSLVASVVVRGLGSKNALVLGTTGYWLFIAANLKPTWYTMVPASLYLGFAASIIWVGQGTYLTSTARSHARDYNVHEGTVIGNFNGEFWGMFASHQFIGNLISLAVLGDGTEGSTSNTTLLYVVFLGSMTLGTILMCFLTKRNHNGEDGSPDHSVGLYSTVVSLLKSVVSLLSDVRMLLIIPLIAYSGLQQAFVWAEFTKEIVTPALGVSGVGGAMAVYGAFDAICSLTAGRLTSGLTSITLIVSGGAVIQAIVFLWILLIYRLTSGVLGIMYPLLMAAILGIGDGVFNTQLNALLGILFKHDMEGAFAQLKVWQSASTAVVFFLSPYISLKVMLLVMLAALGLSYSGFLLLTLKVEKAFSSGS, from the exons ATGGACTCCCACGACGAAGAATCGCCATTGGTTGTCGATAATTCGCCGGGCAAAACTCCAGAGCAGAACCATGCTAAAGACGTTCATATTCTCAGCTCTGCCTTCCTCTTGATCTTTCTTGCCTATGGAGCTGTTCAGAACTTGGAAAGTACCCTCAACACC GAACAGGATTTGGGTACGACTTCGCTTGGGATATTGTATTTGTCTTTCACATTTTTCTCATTAGTGGCCTCTGTGGTGGTTCGGGGACTGGGGTCAAAGAATGCTTTGGTTCTTGGGACTACTGGTTATTGGTTGTTCATAGCTGCGAACTTGAAGCCGACATG GTATACAATGGTTCCAGCTTCTTTGTATCTTGGCTTTGCTGCTTCAATTATATGGGTTGGGCAG GGTACATATCTCACTTCCACTGCCCGCAGTCATGCAAGAGATTACAATGTCCATGAAGGAACGGTAATTGGTAACTTTAATGGAGAATTTTGGGGAATGTTTGCAAGTCACCAG TTCATTGGAAATCTTATCTCACTTGCAGTCTTGGGAGATGGAACG GAGGGAAGTACCAGTAACACAACTTTGTTGTATGTTGTGTTCCTTGGCAGTATGACCTTAGGTACCATACTTATGTGCTTCTTAACAAAAAGGAATCATAATGGAGAGGATGGGTCACCAGATCATTCTGTCGGCTTGTATTCTACTGTGGTTTCTCTTTTAAAGTCAGTAGTCAGTCTTTTGTCTGATGTAAGGATGCTATTGATCATCCCTCTTATTGCATATTCAGGACTACAACAAGCATTTGTATG GGCTGAGTTTACCAAGGAAATTGTAACTCCGGCACTCGGTGTGTCTGGTGTGGGTGGTGCAATGGCGGTGTACGGTGCTTTTGATGCAATA TGTTCGCTGACAGCTGGTCGACTTACTTCTGGTCTCACATCGATCACTTTGATAGTTTCTGGTGGAGCTGTTATTCAGGCTATTGTATTCCTCTGGATTCTGCTAATATACAG GTTAACTAGTGGAGTACTTGGCATTATGTACCCACTTCTCATGGCTGCCATATTGGGCATTGGTGATGGAGTATTTAATACGCAGCTTAATGCTTTGCTTGGGATACTGTTCAAGCACGATATG GAAGGAGCATTTGCACAACTCAAGGTGTGGCAGAGTGCATCCACTGCAGTTGTTTTTTTCCTGAGTCCGTACATCTCATTGAAGGTAATGCTGCTGGTTATGCTTGCTGCACTCGGCCTCTCGTATTCGGGGTTTCTGTTATTAACTCTCAAGGTAGAGAAAGCGTTCTCCTCCGGTTCTTGA
- the LOC108982919 gene encoding uncharacterized protein LOC108982919 encodes MFLFTAIFTRLTTSSRWPFLVYAATWTAILSVVVAVASFAPEVAFVSAISSSSSFSTACETDGSVRVPLDVPGETLCLPANLFSKSKIDFIVPPVFAAAVVAASACLVRAMCLWDDDETY; translated from the coding sequence ATGTTTCTTTTTACCGCCATATTCACCCGCCTGACTACCTCTTCTCGGTGGCCATTCCTCGTCTATGCTGCCACCTGGACAGCTATACTCTCCgtggtggtggcggtggcgtCTTTCGCTCCGGAGGTTGCCTTCGTGTCTGCCATATCTTCGTCCTCTTCTTTCTCGACAGCGTGCGAGACGGACGGATCCGTAAGAGTGCCGTTGGATGTGCCGGGAGAGACCCTGTGCTTACCGGCCAACCTGTTCAGCAAGTCTAAGATTGATTTCATCGTTCCTCCGGTCTTTGCGGCGGCGGTCGTGGCTGCGTCTGCTTGCTTGGTCCGGGCAATGTGCCTTTGGGATGACGATGAAACCTATTAG